The following are encoded in a window of Panicum virgatum strain AP13 chromosome 5N, P.virgatum_v5, whole genome shotgun sequence genomic DNA:
- the LOC120674959 gene encoding translation initiation factor IF-2-like — translation MRPEKGYITLGLSHKGYVSKHPTPEARKANRLHGEAVKKKKKDAAKKAAARKRERKEEHEKACKIAWMEGAPRPPTPESTEEEDSSSGELNFSEPDDYEVVTGASPPLAHRAAGGEGSSTVLDEERLTPGSLVEPPAARTERRSPTPAAGQRATTKDVAHLAPTKALKTGAHATPHSAPRPPIRADPVREAEAVKFREAVARGALEAQLARAQEGGGVAGQSGTAPVARAEAEGGAGRGGAESTARPDVEAGGGGAGNAAQTDVEAGKGGADGAAQPEPGGGTGGEVQEHSAG, via the exons atgcgccccgagaagGGGTACATCACTCTG GGACTGAGCCACAAAGGCTATGTCTCGAAGCACCCGACTCCGGAGGCTCGCAAAGCCAACCGCCTTCATggagaggcggtgaagaagaagaagaaggatgcggcaaAGAAGGCCGCCGCtaggaagagggagaggaaggaggagcacGAGAAGGCGTGCAAAATTGCATGGATGGAGGGTGCCCCACGACCGCCCACacccgagtccaccgaggaggaaGATTCCTCGAGCGGTGAGCTCAATTTCTCGGAGCCCGACGACTACGAGGTGGTGACGGGCGCGAGTCCCCCGCTGGCCCATCGAGCGGCTGGCGGCGAGGGCTCGTCGACAGTACTGGACGAGGAGAGGCTCACGCCAGGGTCACTGGTGGAGCCGCCCGCCGCGAGGACAGAGCGGAGGTcacccacgccggcggcgggacagag GGCCACCACCAAGGATGTGGCCCACCTAGcaccgaccaaggccctcaagaccggggcacacGCGACGCCGCATTCGGCGCCACGGCCCCCGATCAGAGCGGACCCGGTCCGAGAGGCGGAGGCCGTAAAGTTCCGAGAAGCGGTGGCTCGAGGGGCCCTGGAGGCCCAGCTGGCCCGAGCACAGGAGGGTGGAGGTGTCGCCGGTCAGAGCGGCACAGCGCCGGTCGCCCGGGCCGAAGCCGAGGGGGGAGCCGGCCGGGGTGGCGCGGAGAGCACCGCCCGACCGGACGTCGAagccggcgggggcggagcgGGCAACGCCGCCCAGACAGACGTCGAGGCCGGCAAGGGCGGAGCGGATGGCGCCGCCCAGCCGGAACCAGGAGGAGGAACTGGTGGGGAGGTGCAGGAGCACTCCGCCGgctag
- the LOC120676606 gene encoding anthocyanidin 5,3-O-glucosyltransferase-like — MAEKTVVLYPSLGVGHLNPMAQLAKALLRRGGVAVAIAVVDPPEKDAVLAAALARLAAASPSITVRLLPIPPSSRAGNKGDSQSHPIMPILDALRAASPALREFLRSQAPAVDAIVVDMFCPDALDVAAELAVPAYIFYPSAAGDLAVYLQLPDFRRAVPSSPKDMGKAPLGFAGVPPVRALDMPETMQDWESDVGRVRLQQITRMPEATGILVNSFQWLESRALEALRDGRCLPGRSTPKIYCVGPLVDGGDTDRSGERHACLEWMDEQPKRSVVFLCFGSMGTFSAAQLEETARGLERSGHRFLWAVRSSREEQRNSPESGLEALLPDGFLERTKDRGMVLKNWAPQTEVLRHEAVGAFVTHCGWNSALEAIMSGVPMICWPLYAEQRLNKVHMVEEMKVGVAVEGYDEELVTADEVEAKVRLVMESDAGMKLRERTAMAKEMAADAIKEGGSSYVELGEFLRGLDKIDVE, encoded by the coding sequence ATGGCGGAGAAGACGGTGGTGCTGTACCCCTCCTTGGGCGTGGGCCACCTCAACCCCATGGCGCAGCTGGCCaaggccctgctccgccgcggcggcgtcgccgtcgccatcgccgtcgtcgaCCCGCCCGAGAAGGACGCCGTGCTGGCGGCCGCGCTGGCGCGCCTGGCCGCGGCCAGTCCCTCCATCACGGTCCGCCTTCTCCCCATCCCGCCGTCGTCCCGCGCCGGCAACAAGGGGGACTCCCAGTCCCACCCCATCATGCCCATCCTGGACGCGCTCCGCGCCGCGAGCCCCGCCCTCCGGGAGTTCCTCCGCTCGCAGGCCCCCGCCGTTGACGCCATCGTGGTCGACATGTTCTGCCCCGACGCGCTCGACGtcgccgcggagctcgccgtCCCCGCGTACATCTTCTACCCGTCCGCGGCCGGCGACCTCGCGGTCTACCTCCAGCTCCCGGATTTTCGCCGCGCGGTGCCGTCCTCGCCGAAGGACATGGGCAAGGCGCCGCTGGGCTTCGCCGGCGTGCCGCCGGTCCGCGCCCTCGACATGCCTGAAACCATGCAGGACTGGGAGAGCGACGTGGGCAGGGTGCGGCTGCAGCAGATCACCCGGATGCCGGAAGCCACAGGCATTCTGGTGAACAGCTTCCAGTGGTTGGAGTCGAGGGCGCTGGAAGCACTGCGTGATGGCCGCTGCCTCCCCGGCCGCTCGACGCCGAAAATCTACTGCGTCGGGCCACTGGTCGACGGTGGCGACACCGACAGAAGCGGCGAGAGGCACGCGTGCCTCGAGTGGATGGACGAGCAGCCGAAACGAAGCGTGGTGTTCCTCTGCTTCGGAAGCATGGGCACCTTCTCGGCGGCGCAGCTGGAAGAGACGGCGCGCGGGCTAGAGCGTTCAGGGCACAGATTCCTGTGGGCCGTCCGGAGCTCACGCGAGGAGCAGAGAAACTCTCCCGAGTCTGGTCTGGAGGCGTTGCTTCCGGACGGGTTCTTGGAGAGAACCAAGGACAGAGGAATGGTTCTGAAGAACTGGGCGCCGCAGACAGAGGTGCTGCGGCACGAGGCGGTGGGAGCGTTCGTGACCCATTGCGGGTGGAACTCGGCGCTGGAGGCGATCATGTCCGGTGTGCCGATGATCTGCTGGCCATTGTACGCGGAGCAGAGGTTGAACAAGGTGCACATGGTGGAGGAGATGAAGGTTGGGGTGGCGGTGGAGGGCTATGACGAGGAGTTGGTGACGGCTGACGAGGTGGAGGCTAAGGTGCGACTAGTGATGGAATCCGATGCGGGGATGAAGCTCAGGGAGAGGACGGCGATGGCGAAGGAAATGGCTGCAGATGCCATCAAAGAAGGCGGGTCGTCTTACGTTGAACTTGGCGAGTTCTTGAGGGGTTTAGACAAGATCGACGTAGAATGA
- the LOC120671897 gene encoding UDP-glycosyltransferase 88F3-like, whose translation MGSAVVLYTWMVRGHLHPMVQLAGRLAGHGIPVTVAIADVPSSGDSGKTYERLSASYPSVSFHLLPPAPARSGDEADPDADPFITLIADLRATNPALLEFVRSLPSVKALVLDFFCGCALDAAEELRLPAYLFFTSGASPLAAYLHIPVMRPDVSFGDMGRSLLHFPGVHPVPASDLPEVLLGPRNEQYKATIGLFEQLPRAKGILANTFEWLEPRAVKAIQEGLPRPGEPVPRLFCVGPLVGEERGGEGKHECLTWLDAQPARSVVFLCFGSASSVPAEQLREIAVGLERSGHAFLWAVRAPVAPDADSTKRFEGRGEAALEALLPEGFLDRTRGRGLVVPTWAPQVEVLRHRATGAFVTHCGWNSTLEAVAAGVPMVCWPMYAEQRLNKVFVAEGMELGVVMEGYNEAMVKAEEVEAKARLVMESQQGKELRERTAVAKNMAAAALEIGGSSSAALVDFRNSLEISAHD comes from the coding sequence ATGGGCAGCGCCGTGGTGCTGTACACATGGATGGTCCGGGGCCACCTCCACCCCATGGTTCAGCTCGCCGGCCGCTTGGCCGGCCACGGCATCCCCGTCACCGTCGCAATCGCCGACGTCCCGTCGTCCGGCGACTCCGGTAAAACATACGAGCGCCTCTCCGCCTCCTACCCGTCCGTCTCTTTCCACCTGCTCCCGCCGGCACCCGCCCGTTCCGGCGACGAGGCCGACCCCGACGCCGACCCCTTCATCACGCTCATCGCCGACCTCCGCGCCACCAACCCCGCGCTCCTCGAGTTCGTGCGGTCCCTGCCGTCCGTCAAGGCGCTCGTCCTCGACTTCTTCTGCGGGTGCGcgctcgacgccgccgaggaGCTCCGACTTCCGGCCTACCTGTTCTTCACGTCGGGCGCCTCGCCTCTTGCTGCCTACCTGCACATCCCCGTCATGCGGCCCGACGTCTCGTTCGGGGACATGGGGCGCTCCTTGCTGCACTTCCCAGGCGTCCACCCGGTGCCGGCCTCCGACCTGCCGGAGGTCCTGCTCGGTCCTCGCAACGAGCAGTACAAGGCCACCATTGGTCTCTTTGAGCAGCTGCCCAGAGCGAAGGGCATACTGGCCAACACGTTCGAGTGGTTGGAGCCCCGCGCCGTGAAGGCGATCCAAGAGGGGCTCCCCCGCCCCGGCGAGCCCGTGCCGAGGCTGTTCTGCGTCGGCCCGTTGGTCGGCgaggagaggggaggcgaggGGAAGCACGAGTGCCTGACGTGGCTGGACGCGCAGCCGGCGCGGAGCGTGGTCTTCCTCTGCTTCGGCAGCGCGAGCTCGGTGCCGGCGGAGCAGCTGAGGGAGATCGCGGTGGGGCTCGAGAGGAGCGGGCACGCGTTCCTCTGGGCCGTGCGCGCGCCCGTCGCGCCCGACGCCGACTCGACGAAGCGGTTCGAGGGCCGGGGcgaggcggcgctggaggcgctGCTCCCGGAGGGGTTCCTGGACAGGACGCGCGGGCGCGGGCTGGTGGTGCCGACGTGGGCGCCGCAGGTGGAGGTGCTGCGGCACCGCGCGACGGGCGCGTTCGTGAcgcactgcgggtggaactcgacGCTGGAGGCGGTCGCGGCGGGGGTGCCGATGGTGTGCTGGCCGATGTACGCGGAGCAGCGGCTGAACAAGGTGTTCGTCGCGGAGGGGATGGAGCTGGGGGTGGTGATGGAGGGCTACAACGAGGCCATGGTGAaagcggaggaggtggaggccaaGGCCAGGCTGGTCATGGAGTCCCAGCAGGGGAAGGAGCTCAGGGAGAGGACGGCGGTGGCGAAAAatatggccgccgccgcgctggagaTCGGCGggtcgtcgtcggcggcgcTCGTTGACTTCAGGAACAGCCTGGAGAT